From a region of the Phaseolus vulgaris cultivar G19833 chromosome 6, P. vulgaris v2.0, whole genome shotgun sequence genome:
- the LOC137833473 gene encoding uncharacterized protein has product MATTLQQQSATMAQQHQAALHQLETARLAAEASQLHQQPHTFSLEDFLRHNPPRFNGKVNPDGADQWVRDIERIFEATQCPEERKLSYVIYVLTEEAEFWWIGMKQMMEDKGEDATWENFKVRFLEEYFPDSVRYAKEIEFMQLEQENLSVTEYATRFKHLARFYT; this is encoded by the coding sequence ATGGCAACAACCTTGCAACAACAAAGTGCTACTATGGCACAACAACATCAGGCcgcccttcatcaattagaaacagCTAGATTAGCAGCAGAAGCATCTCAGCTTCACCAACAACCCCATACTTTTAGTCTGGAGGATTTTCTGAGACACAATCCACCCAGATTTAATGgcaaggtaaatccagatggagcagaccagtgggtgagagacatagaaagaatctttgaagctactcaatgccctgaagagagaaagttatccTATGTCATTTATGTACTAACTGAAGAAGCTGAATTTTGGTGGATAggcatgaagcaaatgatggaagacaaaggagaagatgccacttgggagaacttcaaagtaagattcctggaggagtattttcctgatagtgtcaggtatgcaaaagaaattgaattcatgcagTTGGAACAAGAAAATCTTTCAGTCACtgaatatgctactaggttcaaacacctagctagattctacacctag